The DNA sequence AAGTCCGGCCGATTTTTTCTTTTTAATAAAACAAGTCTATTCTACGGTGTAACCCGCATCTTCAATAGCTTTTTTTAGGTCTGCAACTGCAACGTTTTCAGGATGGGTGATAGTTGCGGTTTTTGCACCTAGGTCTATTTCGGCTGAAACGCCCGAAATCTTTGTTAGAGCTTCCTTAACATGGGAAACACAATGTTGGCACTGCATGCCGTTTACCTTTAATACGGTATTCATAAGTTCTTTCTCCTTAATTTTATTTTTATCCGTTAGGCAAGATTCTGTGTTTCCAGTATAACTTGAATCAGAACCTGCATCACGGTTTATTTTATATTTTCTTTTGGGCTTAAAATAATTTAAGCGCAAGGCATTGCTTACAACAGACACCGAACTTAAACTCATGGCAGCTGCTGCAATCATTGGGCTTAAAACAATTCCGAAGAGAGGGTAAAAAGCTCCTGCCGCCAAGGGTATACATAGAGAATTATAAAAGAGAGCCCAAAAAAGATTTTCTTTTATATTCCGCATAACGGCACGGCTTAACTGAATAGAATCTACGGCTGTTTGTAAATTATCGTTCATCAAAATAATATCGGCACTTTCGATAGCTATATCCGTTCCGTTTCCTATGGCTATGCCTACATCGGCTGTCATAAGGGCAGGAGCATCGTTTATGCCGTCTCCTATCATAGCCGTTTTAAGACCTGCTTGTTGCAATTTTTCGATTTCGTTTTTTTTGTTTTGAGGCAAGAGCTCGGCAGCAAAATCATCCACTCCCGTTTGAGCCTTTATGGCATTTGCCGTTTTTTTGTTGTCACCCGTAAGTATTATGGTCTTTATGCCCATAGCCTTAAATTCGGCTATTGACTCAATGCTGTCTTCCTTAATCTTGTCGGCAACAGCTATAATTCCTATGAGCTTTGCACCCGTATCGGTTTCCGAAGAACTTCCGCCTGTACCGCCGCTTACGCCAATCAAAAGAGGGGTCGCTCCCTTTTCCGCAAGGATATCTATTTCGGACTTGGCATGGGAAATTTCGATATTGTTTTTTTGGAAGAGCTTTTCATTTCCTGCAAATATTTTTAGGCCCGAAGCTTCTTCAATACCCGAAATCCCGAAACCGTGTTCAGCCTTAAAGTCCTTAATTTTTAAAGCTTCTAAGTTTTTTTCCTTTGCCCGTTTTATAACGGCGTTTGCGAGGGGGTGCTCGGAAAGCACTTCAAGACTATAGGCAAAGCTTAAGACTTCGTCCTCGCTAAAGTTTTCGGTTTTTTTAATTGCGATTACATCGGGGCGGCCTTGGGTTATTGTACCGGTCTTATCCAAGACTACGGTGTTTGTTTTATGAGCCGTTTCAAGGGCTTCTGCAGAGCGGATTAAGATACCCAGCCGAGCTCCCTTGCCTGTTCCGGCCATAATGGCTGTAGGCGTTGCAAGGCCTAGGGCACAGGGACAGGAAATTACAAGCACCGAAATTGCTCTGGAAAGAGCGAATTCAAAGTTTTCGCCTGCAATCAGCCAGATAAAAAGCGTAATCACCGCAATAGCTATGACCGCAGGCACGAAGTAGTTGCTTATTTTATCTGCGAGTTTAGAAACGGGAGCCTTTGAGGCTGAGGCTTCTTCTACAAGGGCAATTATTTGGGAAAGGGTTGTATCATCGCCAACTCTTTCAGCCTTAAAGGTAAATGTTCCCGATAAATTTATGGAGGCACTTACTACCTTGTCTCCTGCGGTTTTTTCGACAGGGAGGCTCTCGCCCGTAATTGCAGCCTCATCTACCGAAGAACTCCCTTCTACTATAATACCGTCAACGGGAATGGAAAAACCGGGCTTGATTAAAATCAAATCACCCTTTACAATTTCTTCAACCGGAATTTCCTCTTCATTACCGTTCCTTATAACAAGGGCTGTTTTGGGTTTAAGATTCATCAGCTTTGTAATTGCCTGAGAAGTTTTTCCCTTTGCATTGGCTTCAAGGAATTTCCCCAAGCTTACGAGGGTTAAAATCATCGCAGCCGATTCAAAGTAAAGATCCCCGGCAAAAAGCCTTACCGTTTCCATATCTCCATGCCCCATTCCGTAGGCCATCTTATAAATAGCAAAGATGCCGTAAATAAGGGCTGCGCCGGAACCGACCGCAACGAGGGAGTCCATATTGGGAGCCTTGTTTAAAAAAGCCTTAAAGCCTCCCGTAAAGAATTTTTTATTTATAATCAGCACGGGAAGAGCAAGCAGAAATTGAGTAAAACTAAAAATAAGAGCATTTTCTATTCCGTGCAAA is a window from the Treponema denticola genome containing:
- a CDS encoding heavy metal translocating P-type ATPase codes for the protein MSKKIKFNITGMTCSACSSHVQRAVEKLEGAAEVQVNLLTNSMSVNYDEAFLSADKIIEAVEKAGYGASLADSLKSSSSNKNSADVAGKTSGSRSFQNDAAKLERDRIKKRLILSLVFMIPLFYVSMGHMASLPIPHFLHGIENALIFSFTQFLLALPVLIINKKFFTGGFKAFLNKAPNMDSLVAVGSGAALIYGIFAIYKMAYGMGHGDMETVRLFAGDLYFESAAMILTLVSLGKFLEANAKGKTSQAITKLMNLKPKTALVIRNGNEEEIPVEEIVKGDLILIKPGFSIPVDGIIVEGSSSVDEAAITGESLPVEKTAGDKVVSASINLSGTFTFKAERVGDDTTLSQIIALVEEASASKAPVSKLADKISNYFVPAVIAIAVITLFIWLIAGENFEFALSRAISVLVISCPCALGLATPTAIMAGTGKGARLGILIRSAEALETAHKTNTVVLDKTGTITQGRPDVIAIKKTENFSEDEVLSFAYSLEVLSEHPLANAVIKRAKEKNLEALKIKDFKAEHGFGISGIEEASGLKIFAGNEKLFQKNNIEISHAKSEIDILAEKGATPLLIGVSGGTGGSSSETDTGAKLIGIIAVADKIKEDSIESIAEFKAMGIKTIILTGDNKKTANAIKAQTGVDDFAAELLPQNKKNEIEKLQQAGLKTAMIGDGINDAPALMTADVGIAIGNGTDIAIESADIILMNDNLQTAVDSIQLSRAVMRNIKENLFWALFYNSLCIPLAAGAFYPLFGIVLSPMIAAAAMSLSSVSVVSNALRLNYFKPKRKYKINRDAGSDSSYTGNTESCLTDKNKIKEKELMNTVLKVNGMQCQHCVSHVKEALTKISGVSAEIDLGAKTATITHPENVAVADLKKAIEDAGYTVE